From the genome of Halobellus litoreus, one region includes:
- a CDS encoding MFS transporter, which translates to MSEFGGETDDTGGPEPTARGVTEDSDDGDDRPGTDGWLYGWALGYAAIGAASLLVPLYAIDLGAGALVVSLIAATAAFAGVPGAILWGRLVTRTRRRRPFILVALGLTAGVFLSLPFLNSPWTVLAANAVLWFVVAAAAPVLNVIVVEGYDPAQWTQRFGLLNHYQGYGWLVGLVAGGLWSTVAGARFALTALAAKRLFFVLSAVVALGGVAVVLLRYPEATTITDQRFGRLSRRFRPANGTAARSTRAVPFGPGRIYWAFRDLGFGRTGGARRTTRGVVSRLRRRFSGSLLRYLLGAVVFFAGFSAFFGPLPAYLVDAGYATDEVFALFILSSAASAVAYTAAGAAAAKYEPFRLQAGALLFRAGAFPVVAVTGAAVAPPVGPIVVGTLFLAIGGSWAVIAVTATGLVSRLAPDSVRAEALGVYTAVGSLGGGVGSVFGGAIADWIGYLPAFVVAGGFVVVGFLVAASAGSASTPT; encoded by the coding sequence GTGAGCGAATTCGGCGGGGAAACAGACGACACCGGGGGGCCGGAACCGACTGCGAGGGGAGTGACCGAGGACTCCGACGACGGCGACGACCGACCGGGAACCGACGGGTGGCTCTACGGGTGGGCGCTCGGCTACGCGGCGATCGGGGCGGCGTCGCTTCTCGTGCCGCTGTACGCCATCGACCTCGGTGCCGGGGCGCTCGTGGTCAGCCTGATCGCCGCGACGGCCGCCTTCGCCGGGGTCCCCGGAGCGATTCTGTGGGGGCGACTGGTGACGCGGACCCGGCGGCGACGCCCCTTCATCCTGGTCGCGCTCGGACTCACGGCGGGCGTCTTCCTCTCACTCCCGTTTCTGAACTCGCCGTGGACGGTCCTCGCCGCCAACGCGGTGCTGTGGTTCGTCGTCGCCGCCGCCGCCCCGGTGTTGAACGTCATCGTCGTCGAGGGGTACGATCCCGCGCAATGGACGCAGCGGTTCGGGCTGCTGAACCACTACCAGGGCTACGGCTGGCTCGTCGGACTCGTCGCCGGCGGTCTGTGGTCGACCGTCGCCGGCGCGCGGTTCGCACTCACGGCGCTCGCGGCGAAGCGACTGTTTTTCGTGCTCAGCGCGGTCGTCGCGCTCGGCGGCGTCGCCGTCGTGCTCCTCCGATACCCGGAGGCCACCACGATCACCGACCAGCGGTTCGGACGGCTCTCGCGTCGGTTCCGACCCGCGAACGGGACGGCTGCGCGCTCGACGCGGGCGGTCCCCTTCGGTCCCGGCCGGATCTACTGGGCGTTTCGCGACCTCGGATTCGGGCGGACCGGCGGCGCGAGACGGACGACGCGGGGCGTCGTCTCGCGGCTTCGACGCCGGTTCTCCGGCTCGCTGCTCCGGTATCTCCTCGGGGCGGTCGTCTTCTTCGCCGGCTTCTCGGCGTTCTTCGGGCCGCTTCCGGCCTACCTCGTCGACGCGGGCTACGCCACCGACGAGGTGTTCGCGCTGTTCATCCTGAGTTCGGCGGCGTCGGCGGTGGCGTACACCGCCGCCGGGGCGGCCGCAGCGAAATACGAACCGTTCCGTCTGCAGGCCGGCGCGCTCCTCTTCCGAGCGGGGGCGTTCCCCGTCGTCGCCGTAACCGGCGCCGCCGTCGCCCCGCCCGTGGGACCGATCGTCGTGGGGACACTCTTCCTCGCGATCGGCGGCTCCTGGGCGGTCATCGCGGTGACCGCGACGGGGCTGGTCTCGCGACTCGCTCCCGATTCGGTCCGCGCGGAGGCGCTCGGCGTGTACACGGCGGTCGGGAGTCTGGGCGGCGGCGTTGGGAGCGTGTTCGGCGGTGCGATCGCCGACTGGATCGGCTACCTCCCCGCGTTCGTCGTCGCCGGCGGGTTCGTCGTCGTCGGCTTCCTCGTGGCCGCGAGCGCCGGGTCGGCGTCGACGCCGACGTGA
- a CDS encoding chemotaxis protein CheW, translating to MSQEQPVAAGASNPAATDDGDATARQMQVLEFELGGETYCVDIDYVSEIVDRGSLTSVPNAPEFVEGVMDLRGRTTSIVNPKTLLNVDDTGEANRIVIFDAKRFEDEAAIGWLVDEVDQVLRVSMDDVEDPPMERSDFIEGIVRREDELVVWISPTKTDSAT from the coding sequence ATGTCCCAGGAACAACCCGTCGCGGCGGGCGCATCGAACCCCGCCGCGACAGACGACGGCGACGCCACCGCCCGCCAGATGCAGGTGCTCGAATTCGAGCTGGGGGGCGAGACGTACTGCGTGGACATCGACTACGTCTCCGAGATCGTCGACCGAGGATCGCTCACGTCCGTCCCGAACGCCCCCGAGTTCGTCGAGGGCGTGATGGACCTCCGGGGCCGAACCACGTCGATCGTCAATCCGAAGACGCTGTTGAACGTCGACGATACGGGCGAGGCGAACCGGATCGTGATCTTCGACGCGAAGCGCTTCGAGGACGAGGCCGCGATCGGCTGGCTCGTCGACGAGGTCGATCAGGTCCTCCGCGTCTCGATGGACGACGTCGAGGACCCGCCGATGGAGCGCAGCGACTTCATCGAGGGCATCGTCCGCCGGGAGGACGAACTCGTCGTCTGGATCTCGCCCACGAAGACCGATAGCGCGACCTGA
- the cheB gene encoding chemotaxis-specific protein-glutamate methyltransferase CheB has translation MSAASEPGGGDGPTRAVIVDDSRFMRTLIRNLLEEGGIEVVGEAKDGSAALETVREHDPDVVTMDIEMPTMNGLEAVEAIMDDHPTPVLMLSAHAEENADVTFEALDRGAVDFVTKPGGEVTSSMPRVKKELVEKVESAARVDLSANARASIGDRGTASSGTDREASPAGTDRDTSGRGVDSTSGRAGATRERRGGTDGTGASATASGAAPDSGPATNSGAAPDRSGTDAPGATRPASANESAAADRSTLGSDGASAATPEADAGRTYPDAGTLIVGASTGGPNVVERVLAGLPRAANLRVLVVQHMPEGFTSRFATRLDERSAYTVREAESGERIEAGEARVAPGGTHLLVTGDRGGRLKLELTDTEPIHGVRPAIDLTMASAVETVTGPLCGALLTGMGRDGVDGMERIGRNGGHTIAQDEATSAIFGMPRRAIDTGCVEVVAPAEEIAENALEYFAEE, from the coding sequence ATGAGTGCGGCCTCTGAACCGGGAGGCGGCGACGGTCCGACGCGGGCGGTCATCGTCGACGACTCGCGGTTCATGCGGACGCTCATCCGGAACCTGCTCGAGGAGGGCGGCATCGAGGTCGTCGGCGAGGCGAAAGACGGGTCGGCGGCGCTCGAGACGGTTCGCGAGCACGACCCCGACGTCGTGACGATGGACATCGAGATGCCGACGATGAACGGCCTCGAAGCGGTCGAGGCCATTATGGACGATCACCCGACGCCCGTACTGATGCTGTCGGCGCACGCCGAGGAGAACGCCGACGTGACGTTCGAGGCGCTGGATCGTGGCGCGGTCGACTTCGTGACCAAGCCGGGCGGAGAGGTCACGTCGTCGATGCCGCGCGTGAAGAAGGAACTCGTCGAGAAGGTCGAATCCGCCGCGCGGGTCGACCTCTCGGCGAACGCCCGGGCCTCGATCGGTGATCGGGGGACGGCTTCGTCGGGGACCGACCGCGAGGCGAGCCCCGCGGGGACCGACCGCGACACCAGCGGCCGCGGTGTCGACTCCACGTCCGGTCGCGCCGGGGCGACTCGGGAGCGGCGCGGTGGCACGGACGGTACGGGAGCGTCCGCGACGGCGTCGGGGGCTGCACCGGACTCGGGACCGGCGACGAACTCGGGGGCTGCACCCGACCGTTCGGGAACGGACGCCCCTGGCGCGACACGGCCCGCGTCGGCGAACGAGTCCGCAGCGGCGGACCGCTCGACGCTCGGATCCGACGGGGCGTCAGCGGCGACCCCGGAAGCCGACGCCGGGCGGACCTACCCGGACGCGGGGACCCTGATCGTCGGGGCGTCGACCGGCGGCCCGAACGTCGTCGAGCGCGTTCTCGCGGGACTCCCCCGAGCGGCGAACCTCCGAGTGCTCGTCGTCCAGCACATGCCCGAGGGGTTCACGTCCCGGTTCGCCACGCGGCTCGACGAACGGTCGGCCTACACCGTTCGCGAGGCGGAATCGGGCGAGCGGATCGAAGCCGGAGAGGCCCGGGTCGCTCCCGGCGGCACGCACCTCCTCGTCACGGGCGACCGCGGCGGGCGGCTGAAACTCGAACTGACCGACACGGAACCGATTCACGGCGTTCGGCCGGCGATCGATCTGACGATGGCGTCGGCCGTCGAGACCGTGACCGGACCCCTGTGCGGGGCGCTGCTCACCGGGATGGGTCGCGACGGCGTCGACGGGATGGAACGGATCGGCCGCAACGGCGGCCACACCATCGCGCAGGACGAGGCGACGTCGGCGATCTTCGGGATGCCGCGTCGAGCGATCGACACGGGCTGCGTCGAGGTCGTCGCGCCCGCCGAGGAGATCGCCGAGAACGCGCTGGAGTACTTCGCGGAGGAGTGA
- a CDS encoding chemotaxis protein CheA, whose amino-acid sequence MDDELYQEFITESEESITQLNNSLLDLESNPDDTEAIDDIFRQAHTLKGNFGAMGFDNAAKVAHAVEDLLDAVRNGEIEVTHERMDLVFDGMDEILDILHEIESEGESQRDPSGLVEDIRAAASPDGESAADPDDEGHETAAGSDTAAEADPDAAADEALERAADVLDLDDPEVADADDLYHARIELDAGDMKGVDAGLFVGGLPDDLAVVGADPSLERIEEGEFDEDFVVYVADVPELELEPLLEDLWKVDSVTLTDVSSLVGGAGATADEDDATHGGADERESTGASETSENEPTSEEPGTETAASTERASSSADSVAADPDAAAGDVDADSAAAAVDAVVDAYTSGGSSADGTGESGRDAESARTDSETSPAESSSGDSGTDSHEADRSETGTDAGDDEPSGTDDEPESAGRDEPTGSGGDGKDDGGGSKRSDGTDDDDDDEEETPSIQEVKSVRVDVDQLDELHSLVEQLVTSRIKLRQAVGEDETAGRDTLDELDKISSNLQDTVMDMRLIPLKKVFDKFPRLVRDLAREEEKRVSFSVEGQDIELDRTILDEISDPLMHVLRNAVDHGIEPPEEREAAGKSKTGSVELRAEREHDTVVITVEDDGAGIDADVIREKAAEKGIRPRDELAELPDEEIYEYIFHPGFSTNEEITDVSGRGVGMDVVKTTVESLDGSVNVDSTLGEGTEISIRLPVSVAIIKVLFVQVGDREFGVPIKYIDEISRQTRIQRVDGAEVIVHEEQIFPLIRLREALELGSARTDSGMIVRIRPADRQVALRCDGVARQEEVVVTPLQGPLRGTDGLSGTAVVGDGNVVPILDVNSLPIPDEGKQARRQWVPPEDDGAETEGAAD is encoded by the coding sequence ATGGACGACGAACTATACCAGGAATTCATCACCGAGTCCGAGGAGAGCATCACGCAGTTGAACAACTCGCTGCTGGATCTCGAATCGAACCCAGACGACACCGAGGCGATCGACGACATCTTCCGGCAGGCTCACACGCTGAAAGGGAACTTCGGCGCGATGGGATTCGACAACGCCGCGAAGGTCGCCCACGCCGTCGAGGACCTGCTCGACGCGGTCCGCAACGGCGAGATCGAGGTCACTCACGAGCGGATGGACCTCGTCTTCGATGGGATGGACGAGATCCTCGACATCCTCCACGAGATCGAATCCGAGGGCGAGTCCCAGCGGGATCCCAGCGGCCTCGTCGAAGACATCCGAGCGGCCGCATCGCCGGACGGGGAGTCGGCCGCCGACCCCGACGACGAGGGACACGAGACCGCCGCGGGGAGTGATACAGCGGCCGAAGCGGACCCGGACGCCGCCGCCGACGAGGCGCTCGAACGCGCGGCGGACGTCCTCGACCTCGACGACCCCGAAGTCGCGGACGCGGACGACCTCTATCACGCGCGAATCGAGCTCGACGCGGGCGATATGAAGGGCGTCGACGCGGGGTTGTTCGTCGGTGGTCTCCCGGACGACCTCGCGGTGGTCGGAGCGGACCCGAGCCTGGAGCGGATCGAGGAGGGCGAGTTCGACGAGGACTTCGTCGTCTACGTCGCCGACGTCCCCGAGTTGGAACTCGAACCGCTTCTCGAAGACCTCTGGAAGGTCGATTCGGTGACGCTGACGGACGTCTCCTCGCTCGTCGGCGGGGCGGGTGCGACCGCGGACGAGGACGATGCGACGCACGGGGGCGCAGACGAGCGCGAGTCGACGGGCGCGAGCGAGACGAGTGAGAACGAACCGACGTCGGAGGAGCCTGGCACGGAGACGGCTGCCTCGACGGAGCGCGCGTCTTCGAGCGCAGACTCGGTCGCGGCGGATCCCGATGCGGCGGCCGGCGACGTCGACGCCGATTCCGCCGCCGCCGCGGTCGACGCCGTGGTCGACGCCTACACCTCGGGCGGTTCGTCGGCCGACGGAACAGGAGAGAGCGGTCGAGACGCTGAATCCGCGAGAACCGACTCGGAAACCTCCCCTGCGGAGAGCAGTTCCGGTGACAGCGGGACGGACTCCCACGAAGCCGACCGTAGTGAGACGGGCACTGATGCCGGCGACGACGAACCCAGTGGGACCGACGACGAGCCGGAATCCGCCGGTCGAGACGAACCGACGGGATCCGGGGGCGACGGGAAAGACGACGGCGGCGGATCGAAACGTTCCGACGGCACCGACGACGATGACGACGACGAGGAAGAGACGCCGTCGATTCAGGAGGTGAAGTCCGTCCGGGTCGACGTCGACCAACTGGACGAACTCCACAGCCTCGTCGAGCAGTTGGTCACCAGTCGTATCAAACTGCGCCAGGCGGTCGGGGAGGACGAGACCGCCGGGCGGGACACGCTCGACGAGCTCGACAAGATCTCCTCGAACCTCCAGGACACCGTGATGGACATGCGGCTGATCCCGCTGAAGAAGGTGTTCGACAAGTTCCCGCGGCTGGTCCGCGACCTCGCTCGCGAGGAGGAAAAGCGGGTCAGCTTCTCCGTCGAGGGCCAGGACATCGAACTGGACCGGACGATCCTCGACGAGATCTCCGACCCGCTGATGCACGTGCTCCGGAACGCCGTGGACCACGGCATCGAACCGCCCGAGGAGCGGGAGGCCGCCGGCAAGTCAAAGACCGGGTCGGTCGAGTTGCGCGCCGAGCGCGAGCACGACACGGTCGTCATCACCGTCGAGGACGACGGGGCCGGTATCGACGCCGACGTGATCAGAGAGAAGGCCGCCGAGAAGGGCATCCGACCCCGAGACGAACTGGCGGAACTCCCGGACGAGGAGATCTACGAGTACATCTTCCATCCCGGCTTCTCCACCAACGAGGAGATCACGGACGTCAGCGGCCGCGGGGTCGGGATGGACGTCGTCAAGACGACCGTCGAGTCCCTCGACGGGTCGGTGAACGTCGACAGCACCCTCGGGGAGGGGACCGAAATCTCGATCCGGCTACCCGTGTCGGTCGCGATCATCAAGGTGCTGTTCGTGCAGGTCGGCGACCGGGAGTTCGGCGTCCCGATCAAGTACATCGACGAGATCTCCCGACAGACGCGGATCCAGCGGGTCGACGGCGCGGAGGTGATCGTCCACGAGGAGCAGATCTTCCCGCTCATCCGGCTCCGCGAAGCGCTGGAACTCGGGTCCGCGCGCACCGATTCGGGGATGATCGTTCGGATCCGACCCGCGGATCGACAGGTCGCGCTCCGCTGTGACGGCGTCGCGCGACAGGAGGAAGTCGTCGTCACCCCGCTACAGGGACCGCTCCGGGGGACAGACGGCCTCTCGGGGACCGCCGTCGTCGGCGACGGCAACGTCGTCCCGATCCTGGACGTCAACTCCCTGCCGATCCCCGACGAGGGCAAGCAGGCGCGTCGGCAGTGGGTACCGCCGGAAGACGACGGTGCCGAGACCGAGGGGGCCGCGGACTGA
- a CDS encoding CheR family methyltransferase gives MALETDTDGADGFDDLLAFVESSLSFATSSYNRSYLDRRISARMRRRDVEEYDAYQALLEDDEEEQEALLNALSVNVTSFFRNPEVWEGLREIIAELSEAGRTRIWSAACSDGREAYSAAMLALDDDRIDDTRVEILGTDIKPEILRAARRGEYHASETNDLDEQLEPLADSDRYVEQEGDTYRVTDEVRDLVSFRRHDLVQEDPPRTFDLVICRNLFIYINKGAKEAIFETLGSAVEPGGYLTIGMTETVPASCRDRFEPVKKRLRIYRDTAKKEASRSRR, from the coding sequence ATGGCCCTCGAAACCGACACGGACGGCGCAGACGGCTTCGACGACCTCCTGGCGTTCGTCGAGTCGTCGCTCTCCTTCGCGACGAGTTCGTACAACCGCTCGTACCTCGATCGACGGATCTCGGCGCGGATGCGGCGTCGCGACGTCGAGGAGTACGACGCCTACCAGGCGCTGCTCGAAGACGACGAGGAGGAACAGGAAGCGCTGTTGAACGCCCTCAGCGTCAACGTCACGAGCTTCTTCCGGAACCCGGAGGTCTGGGAGGGCCTCAGAGAGATCATCGCGGAGCTGAGCGAGGCGGGTCGGACCCGGATCTGGAGCGCCGCCTGTTCGGACGGCCGGGAGGCGTACTCCGCGGCGATGCTGGCGCTCGACGACGACCGGATCGACGACACCCGGGTCGAGATCCTCGGGACCGACATCAAGCCCGAGATCCTCCGCGCGGCGCGTCGGGGCGAGTATCACGCCTCGGAGACCAACGATCTCGACGAACAGCTCGAACCGCTGGCCGACAGCGACCGGTACGTCGAACAGGAGGGCGACACCTACCGCGTCACCGACGAAGTCCGGGACCTCGTCTCGTTCAGGCGACACGACCTCGTCCAGGAGGATCCGCCGCGGACGTTCGACCTCGTGATCTGCCGGAACCTGTTCATCTACATCAACAAGGGGGCCAAGGAGGCCATCTTCGAGACGCTCGGCTCGGCCGTCGAACCGGGCGGGTATCTGACGATCGGGATGACCGAGACCGTCCCGGCTTCGTGTCGGGACCGGTTCGAACCGGTGAAGAAACGGCTCAGAATCTACCGCGACACGGCGAAGAAAGAGGCGTCGCGTTCCCGGAGGTGA
- a CDS encoding CheF family chemotaxis protein, translating to MKPGETKIADSRGRFLQALRNGRERNDAAWTNGRILLSNRRIVLAGTGGKRTFALSDIEHIGGRFDVNQRVATVADYLALQFDGGEDVILVAPAEFEEFKLDLYDAILSSTQFLVRHPAVEGGVVQNTEWVGARIKVEGDAETQAVNIATVTGTFVEIPLDDIGDISIGRRTVREEQRKVVEVEHSDESTSVQTYVSGPERPVGVLSSLLRIGEEQAETSLDLSRQDKQVLMALYSGVSPFDIPQFLGIDVDQVEELFVRLIDHDVLDEVRVRHEVELNARGRSIAADAIDEQGAEM from the coding sequence GTGAAACCCGGCGAAACGAAGATCGCGGACTCGCGCGGGCGGTTCCTCCAGGCTCTCCGAAACGGCCGCGAGCGGAACGACGCCGCGTGGACCAACGGTCGCATCCTGCTGTCGAACCGCCGGATCGTGCTGGCGGGCACCGGCGGGAAGCGGACGTTCGCGCTCTCGGACATCGAGCACATCGGCGGGCGATTCGACGTGAACCAGCGCGTCGCGACCGTCGCCGACTACCTCGCACTCCAGTTCGACGGCGGCGAGGACGTGATCCTCGTCGCGCCGGCGGAGTTCGAGGAGTTCAAGCTGGATCTCTACGACGCGATCCTCTCCTCGACGCAGTTTCTCGTCCGTCACCCCGCCGTCGAGGGCGGCGTCGTGCAGAACACCGAGTGGGTCGGTGCGCGGATCAAGGTCGAGGGGGACGCGGAAACCCAGGCGGTGAACATCGCGACGGTCACGGGAACATTCGTCGAGATCCCGCTCGACGACATCGGCGACATCTCGATCGGGCGACGGACCGTCAGGGAGGAGCAGCGCAAGGTCGTCGAAGTCGAACACTCGGACGAATCGACGAGCGTCCAGACGTACGTTTCCGGCCCCGAACGGCCGGTCGGGGTCCTGAGCTCGCTCCTGCGCATCGGCGAGGAACAGGCCGAGACGTCGCTGGACCTCTCGCGGCAGGACAAACAGGTCCTGATGGCGTTGTACTCCGGGGTCTCGCCGTTCGACATCCCGCAGTTTCTCGGGATCGACGTCGACCAGGTCGAGGAGCTGTTCGTCCGCCTGATCGACCACGACGTCCTCGACGAAGTTCGGGTCCGCCACGAGGTGGAACTGAACGCCCGCGGTCGCTCGATCGCGGCCGACGCCATCGACGAACAGGGCGCGGAGATGTGA
- a CDS encoding MutS-related protein, with protein MRLEDYWGVGPKTSERLREALGVEQAIEAIESANIRALADAGISRGRAVRILRRANGAAGIETLGTRDARDVYDDLLTLASEHALTEHAADRIRVLTPLADVDAREARLDRVLTARDAWDDLTDDERGAIRSAFDAYDDAGGTERVAVETALTLREVGLRGDTFETLEDLDDEALRTAVDALGTVDEDGSVAPGTDAELDRLRERRDAVADLEANALDVLETVRERGVRSFEEFRSGFVEYVAGETAVRRGRVQAAVADDAHDEADFASTSLRSLLAELDADVAERESAVAAELREDVAAAREDVDVAVDAVSDIAFELSLGRFAAAYDLTRPRLVDDGLAVAGARNLTLSGDVQPVTYGVGTHDVGGDPSPPSGDRVAVLTGANSGGKTTLLETLAQVALLASMGLPVPAERADIGRFDTVVFHRRHASFNAGVLESTLKSIVPPLSTGERTLMLVDEFEAITEPGRAADLLNGLVDLTVDRDALGVYVTHLAEDLSPLPPAARIDGIFAEGLTEDLALRVDYQPRFGTVGKSTPEFIVSRLVANARDRAERRGFEALAFAVGEEAVQRTLSDAEWAGE; from the coding sequence ATGCGACTGGAGGACTACTGGGGGGTCGGCCCAAAGACGAGCGAACGGCTCCGGGAGGCGCTCGGCGTCGAGCAGGCGATCGAAGCCATCGAGAGCGCGAACATCCGCGCGCTCGCCGACGCGGGCATCTCCCGGGGCCGGGCGGTGCGGATCCTCCGGCGAGCGAACGGTGCGGCCGGCATCGAGACGCTCGGGACGCGCGACGCTCGCGACGTCTACGACGACCTGTTGACGCTCGCGAGCGAGCACGCGCTCACAGAACACGCCGCCGATCGGATCCGGGTGTTGACGCCGCTCGCCGACGTCGATGCGCGCGAGGCCCGACTCGATCGCGTCCTGACTGCTCGTGACGCGTGGGACGATCTCACTGACGACGAGCGCGGGGCGATCCGCTCGGCGTTCGACGCCTACGACGACGCCGGCGGTACCGAACGCGTCGCGGTCGAGACGGCGCTGACGCTCCGGGAGGTCGGTCTCCGGGGCGATACGTTCGAGACGTTGGAGGACCTGGACGACGAGGCGCTGCGAACCGCCGTCGACGCGCTCGGCACCGTCGACGAGGACGGCTCCGTCGCACCCGGCACCGACGCGGAACTCGACCGGCTCCGCGAGCGCCGCGACGCCGTCGCCGACCTGGAGGCGAACGCGCTCGACGTCCTCGAAACCGTTCGGGAACGTGGGGTCCGGAGTTTCGAGGAGTTCCGATCCGGCTTCGTCGAATACGTCGCGGGCGAGACGGCCGTTCGACGGGGCCGGGTGCAGGCCGCGGTGGCCGACGACGCCCACGACGAGGCGGACTTCGCGTCGACGTCGCTCCGGTCTCTCCTAGCCGAACTGGACGCCGACGTGGCGGAACGGGAGTCGGCCGTCGCCGCCGAGTTACGCGAGGACGTGGCGGCCGCACGCGAGGACGTCGACGTCGCCGTCGACGCGGTCTCCGACATCGCGTTCGAACTCTCGCTGGGACGGTTCGCGGCCGCCTACGACCTGACGAGGCCGCGGCTCGTCGACGACGGACTCGCGGTGGCGGGCGCGCGGAACCTCACACTCTCGGGCGACGTGCAACCCGTGACGTACGGCGTCGGAACGCACGACGTCGGCGGCGATCCAAGCCCGCCCTCGGGTGACCGGGTCGCCGTGCTCACCGGGGCGAATTCGGGCGGGAAGACGACGCTCTTGGAGACGCTCGCGCAGGTCGCGCTTCTGGCCTCGATGGGGCTCCCTGTCCCCGCGGAACGCGCCGACATCGGACGGTTCGACACGGTAGTGTTCCACCGCCGGCACGCCAGCTTCAACGCGGGCGTGCTCGAGTCGACGCTGAAGTCGATCGTGCCGCCGCTGTCGACCGGCGAGCGGACGCTGATGCTCGTCGACGAGTTCGAGGCGATCACCGAACCCGGTCGGGCCGCGGATCTGCTGAACGGGCTCGTCGACCTGACCGTCGACCGCGACGCTCTCGGCGTGTACGTGACGCACCTGGCGGAGGACCTTAGTCCGCTCCCGCCGGCGGCGCGCATCGACGGCATCTTCGCGGAGGGGTTGACCGAGGACCTGGCGCTCCGCGTCGACTACCAGCCGCGGTTCGGGACGGTCGGGAAGTCGACGCCGGAGTTCATCGTCTCCCGACTCGTCGCCAACGCCCGGGACCGTGCGGAGCGGCGCGGCTTCGAGGCCCTGGCGTTCGCCGTCGGCGAGGAGGCCGTCCAGCGGACGCTGTCGGACGCCGAGTGGGCGGGTGAGTGA
- a CDS encoding DUF7563 family protein has product MPECENCGSFVSRDYVRVFAPDGFENARVCPHCEDAIREGAAVRDARSRRVSSL; this is encoded by the coding sequence GTGCCTGAGTGTGAGAACTGCGGCTCGTTCGTCTCACGCGACTACGTCAGAGTGTTCGCCCCCGACGGGTTCGAGAACGCGCGCGTCTGCCCACACTGCGAAGATGCGATCAGAGAGGGGGCGGCCGTTCGCGACGCCCGATCGCGACGCGTCTCGTCGCTATAG